The following proteins are encoded in a genomic region of Balaenoptera ricei isolate mBalRic1 chromosome 14, mBalRic1.hap2, whole genome shotgun sequence:
- the ALPK2 gene encoding alpha-protein kinase 2 isoform X12 encodes MRKKTPKGHLAKAKGEESAISPQTPDFLIHEMEAPVLLKKIQAEMFPEHSGNVKLSCQFAEIHEDSTIWWMKDSKSIAQVQRRAGDSSTVSLAILQASQKDQGLYSCCIKNSYGKVTTEFNLTTEVLKQLSSHPDVKVYEEIEFSQLIFRGDFLSDSYFGGRLRGQIATEELHFGEGVHRKAFRSKVMQGLTPVFKPGHACVLKVHNAVAYGTRNNDELIQRNYKLAAQECYVQNTARYYAKIYAAEAQPLEGFGEVPEIIPIFLIHRPENNIPYATVEEELIGEFVKYSIRDGKEINFLRRESEAGQKCCTFQHWVYQKTSGCLLVTDMQGVGMKLTDVGIATLAKGYKGFKGNHSMTFIDQFKALHQCNKYCKMLGLKLLQNNSQKQKKPSIGKSKIQPNCTTVKKTASGTPAEKKT; translated from the exons atgagaaaaaagacTCCAAAAGGCCACCTTGCAAAAGCGAAGGGAGAG GAAAGTGCCATCTCCCCTCAGACACCAGATTTCCTCATCCACGAAATGGAGG CTCCAGTATTACTGAAAAAGATCCAGGCTGAGATGTTCCCTGAACACTCTGGAAATGTAAAATTAAGCTGCCAGTTTGCAGAGATTCATGAAGATTCTACTATCTGGTGGATGAAAGATTCAAAGTCGATAGCCCAAGTGCAGAGAAG AGCAGGAGACAGCTCCACTGTGTCCTTGGCCATCCTTCAAGCCAGTCAGAAGGACCAGGGCCTCTATTCTTGCTGCATCAAGAACAGTTACGGGAAAGTGACTACGGAATTTAACCTCACCACAGAAG TTCTCAAACAACTTTCAAGTCACCCAGATGTTAAAG TATATGAAGAGATTGAATTCAGCCAACTCATCTTCAGAGGAGACTTCCTCAGTGACAGCTACTTCGGGGGCCGTCTGCGCGGTCAGATTGCCACGGAGGAGTTGCACTTTGGGGAAGGGGTCCACCGGAAAGCCTTCCGCAGCAAAGTGATGCAGGGCCTCACACCAGTCTTCAAGCCCGGCCATGCCTGTGTGCTCAAGGTGCACAATGCCGTTGCCTACGGGACCAGAAACAATGATGAGCTCATCCAGAGGAACTACAAGCTCGCCGCCCAG GAATGCTACGTTCAAAATACCGCCAGATACTATGCCAAGATCTATGCCGCTGAAGCACAGCCTCTGGAAGGCTTTGGAGAAGTGCCAGA GATCATTCCTATTTTTCTTATCCATCGACCTGAGAACAATATCCCATACGCCACAGTGGAGGAAGAGCTGATTGGAGAATTTGTGAAGTATTCCATCAGGGATGGGAAGGAGATAAACTTCTTGAGAAGAGAATCGGAGGCTGGTCAGAAATGTTGCACCTTCCAGCACTGGGTCTACCAGAAAACAAGTGGCTGCCTCCTGGTCACGGACATGCAGG GTGTAGGAATGAAGCTGACTGACGTTGGCATAGCAACATTGGCTAAAGG GTACAAAGGATTTAAAGGCAACCATTCCATGACCTTCATTGATCAGTTTAAAGCGCTACACCAGTGTAACAAGTATTGTAAAATGCTGGGGCTGAAGTTGCTTCAAAACAACAGCCAGAAACAGAAGAAACCAAGCATCGGGAAAAGCAAAATTCAGCCAAACTGCACAACCGTGAAGAAGACGGCATCTGGGACCCCAGCAGAAAAGAAAACCTAA
- the ALPK2 gene encoding alpha-protein kinase 2 isoform X13: MFPEHSGNVKLSCQFAEIHEDSTIWWMKDSKSIAQVQRRAGDSSTVSLAILQASQKDQGLYSCCIKNSYGKVTTEFNLTTEVLKQLSSHPDVKVYEEIEFSQLIFRGDFLSDSYFGGRLRGQIATEELHFGEGVHRKAFRSKVMQGLTPVFKPGHACVLKVHNAVAYGTRNNDELIQRNYKLAAQECYVQNTARYYAKIYAAEAQPLEGFGEVPEIIPIFLIHRPENNIPYATVEEELIGEFVKYSIRDGKEINFLRRESEAGQKCCTFQHWVYQKTSGCLLVTDMQGVGMKLTDVGIATLAKGYKGFKGNHSMTFIDQFKALHQCNKYCKMLGLKLLQNNSQKQKKPSIGKSKIQPNCTTVKKTASGTPAEKKT, from the exons ATGTTCCCTGAACACTCTGGAAATGTAAAATTAAGCTGCCAGTTTGCAGAGATTCATGAAGATTCTACTATCTGGTGGATGAAAGATTCAAAGTCGATAGCCCAAGTGCAGAGAAG AGCAGGAGACAGCTCCACTGTGTCCTTGGCCATCCTTCAAGCCAGTCAGAAGGACCAGGGCCTCTATTCTTGCTGCATCAAGAACAGTTACGGGAAAGTGACTACGGAATTTAACCTCACCACAGAAG TTCTCAAACAACTTTCAAGTCACCCAGATGTTAAAG TATATGAAGAGATTGAATTCAGCCAACTCATCTTCAGAGGAGACTTCCTCAGTGACAGCTACTTCGGGGGCCGTCTGCGCGGTCAGATTGCCACGGAGGAGTTGCACTTTGGGGAAGGGGTCCACCGGAAAGCCTTCCGCAGCAAAGTGATGCAGGGCCTCACACCAGTCTTCAAGCCCGGCCATGCCTGTGTGCTCAAGGTGCACAATGCCGTTGCCTACGGGACCAGAAACAATGATGAGCTCATCCAGAGGAACTACAAGCTCGCCGCCCAG GAATGCTACGTTCAAAATACCGCCAGATACTATGCCAAGATCTATGCCGCTGAAGCACAGCCTCTGGAAGGCTTTGGAGAAGTGCCAGA GATCATTCCTATTTTTCTTATCCATCGACCTGAGAACAATATCCCATACGCCACAGTGGAGGAAGAGCTGATTGGAGAATTTGTGAAGTATTCCATCAGGGATGGGAAGGAGATAAACTTCTTGAGAAGAGAATCGGAGGCTGGTCAGAAATGTTGCACCTTCCAGCACTGGGTCTACCAGAAAACAAGTGGCTGCCTCCTGGTCACGGACATGCAGG GTGTAGGAATGAAGCTGACTGACGTTGGCATAGCAACATTGGCTAAAGG GTACAAAGGATTTAAAGGCAACCATTCCATGACCTTCATTGATCAGTTTAAAGCGCTACACCAGTGTAACAAGTATTGTAAAATGCTGGGGCTGAAGTTGCTTCAAAACAACAGCCAGAAACAGAAGAAACCAAGCATCGGGAAAAGCAAAATTCAGCCAAACTGCACAACCGTGAAGAAGACGGCATCTGGGACCCCAGCAGAAAAGAAAACCTAA